The DNA window attgggttccgtgaaaggaccattgaattgtgttgtgtatctacttgtgatgagttcgttcttatctaatgatgattgatattggaagacggtatgttgctctaaattgatataactgtgatatctgagaatcgtgaagttgttcattgttcgtatacgttaatgatattgtatatgtttgatatgtgcatatgattatattgttgtattaaataatgtatgttacacttagtgggatagctgtGTGATCTTACCAGTACATGGTGGTTATGTACTTATACTgtacttgctctttctttgttgactACAGGGCATCTTCATATGGCTATTAATAGACCTCAACTAGGTGACTATGAGCGtgaccgaattcaagggtgagctagttctttcaggctgccatggatcttccttgtttaagtccactcttttcaaACTCAGACATTTGTTTATtgtgttgtttagttttggggttgtacccaTTGTTCTTAAACTTGTccttagtagagttttggtacattgaatttcaggttctaggcTAATTCTTCCGCATTTGTTAgttattgttgaacttttgttagagtttatggaaactctattttctttccttagtatttgaCTTATATGCCTTACGTTTTAGATTGATTGCATGGTTTGGGTTGtatagtggttctcccaccggattGTTaatgtgggtgccaatcacgacgatctgggtcgtgacaaagttggtatcagaacctagattcgttgatctcattgtaccaaaatgagtctagtagagtcttgcgaaaTGGTACGATGACGTCCGTaattttcttcgagaggctataagactttaggaaaaactcacttctttctactctttcgtgctatgactggaatccaattggtatctgggtgatacaaattggtatctttcttccttcactctatggtccaAACTAGAACAACAAAAATGGTAACACTATCACTAGCAaaagaggatgtgtatagactattgacagttgaatagggtcGCCATTCGGAACAAGTATCCACTGCCTCAGATAGAGGATCTTTTTTATTAGTTGCAAGGTACATcgattttctctaagattgatttaaggtctggttaccatcagttaaagattgaggcggttaagaattgggttcaaCCAAGTTTTGtgattgaaattagcagttttgtggggctcgctagctactattgtcacttgtggtatgagttgagtccaattggtatctcccgaTTCTAATTGGTATCTCAAAAAAGTGAACTAGACGTCGTAGTTCTGGCTGAAGGGACACAAGCAAGTTaattggaactgagaaggttcaattggtatctggccttaGGGACCATATAAGGCGTGGCTGATGGTTGTTTATGGAACGaactaattaaagaaattaaactTATCTGGGAGTTGTAACTTGGAACGGTGAATGTATGCTTTTAGTTGTCGGAAATTAACTATGAATGTGAAGGGTGTATTACTTGAATGCTTTGATATGATTATGTGCCCAGTATTGCTTGTCTGAATGTTGATATGTGCAATGTGTTGGCCTAAATGTTGAAATTGTGCCAGTTGTAACCGCTTGAGTATCGTGGAACTTATTGTGAAAAGAAAGTCATCCCGAGGTTAGGTGCAAGGGTCTAGATAAATTACGATGTGGTTCGTAAGCGAGAAATATATACGTGTGTTGCGACCAACTGATAATCGTGTGAGAGTCTGGGTGTATCTTGGGGATATGTGTGTGGTAGTGTTGAATCGATGTAAAATGATTCTAAAGTGCGTACTTCGTTGGGTTGATCGGAGGGGTAGACAATGATTGTCCTAGCTAAGGGTTTTTCTCTAAAAATGTATGTGTTATAGCTGGGAACCTTTGGGGGAAATTGGGAAAGAAAAGaacctaaaaaaaattgttggcaGGGTTCTGTTTCCGTTGAGGCCGTTGGGGCGGGATTTTTCCCGCCACGACGAGGCCACCAGGGCAGAATTTCTTCCGCCAGAGCGGGACAGGGAAGACAGAATCTCAACCCTGTCTTCCCTGTTTTTCCTAGTCACAATTTTAGAACTCGAATTGTACCCGTACTAACACCCGTGATCTAGTTCAGTGTTCAACAATTGGATATAGGTTATAAGGTGTGTTAAAATTATGGAGAACctaggcatatgaggaggaaatcaacGAGGCCGTAAAGGctggggaaatggtaatgcaggtagaggagTAGTGCAGCCAGGCGAGGAGGTTGCCCATCAAGATGACAGGGCTCAATTATATGCTTTTCTAGGCAAAATCGAGTTTTAGGTGTGATGCATTGGTCACTAGTGCTACTTTTGTTTGTGCCCATATGACTATTATTTTGTGTGATATGGGTTATTCTTATTCATACGTGTCAGATCAATTGCCTTGagatttgatgtggtttgtgatatacttaATGCtctcatccatgtttctaccccagttgaagagtcagtcatagtcatcCTTGTATATCGTGTTTGTCATGTTGTGTTTATGAATTAGATTTAGGTTGATTTGGTTAtattggatatgactgacttgatataatcttaagcatgacttggttgtcccccctATTATACcgggcttaattgtaatactaagtcggtaactctagagatccccgttagggaaaagttagagtggaaagggggtaCAAGCCTAAGTCAGCTACGGTCATATCTTTCGTGCGGGgtaggaaactggtagggcaggATTGATTGACGTAATTGgttcatattcgggatgttgagatCGAAtccccctctattgagtctattctcggggtgtcagagttgagagagcttaaggctcaaatccaagagcgtCTTGATAAAGAATTCATCCGTCCTAGTGTTCCCAAGTAGGGTGCTCTTGTCTTGTTTGATAAGAAGAAGgagggtagtatgaggactgatgattttatcttaatccATAAGGGAGTGAATTAATGCCGGAATGCCAAACTTATGGATAAAGACAGTCCCAATGTGTATTCTTGagtgaaggaaattgaagattttagtaagaaagtgtgtACCAAGATTGGGTTGGtcctttaaatttgatgagtttacctgagtttgaggtgtcatgtTGATGAAATATTGGCTTCATAGTGATAGTCAGGGCTAACTGAgcgtaatggtaataagagtttgcGATGAATTGTAATGGGATGCAATTATATAATGACATTGTTGATTAAGCAAAACTTTttatagtaattacgacttgcgagtatctaaggttatggttttctaatatttggtgagtaacgtggttgttTGGAAAGTTTTAAGAGGTGGTAGGACACCATTTGAATAGAAATtaaagagctagagtcataatgaagaaaaatggtgGGATGTAGTACAGTCTTTAGAGAGAGGTTAGagcaagaaaattttatttgattcttaaggctaaagagTTATCTTTAGAGGAGTAGATAACTGGGTTCAGAGATGTGTGATTTCATCTgttttgttgtggctatggtaatagtgtcacaagtatgtcagattggttaaaaactatcaaaaaagacttgagaaaggagtgtgCGGACATTAGCTGGAGTGTGATGACAAgtgtttggttttgtttttgagtctagtaatgagtatgattgaaattttagcaaaatatatggtaagatcgatggagatgcgatcCATTATAAGCGAAGATCTATGAATTCGTAAAAATCTTCGAGGtataagctaatgttgatagttAAGGGAATTGTGTTATACATTTGAATTTACAATCTAGATTTTTCGTTAAAAGTTtacattcgtggtgatatattttgtcaaggtatgaatttcAAGGTGAagaatgatcaattgtatcggGTATTGagcatttaaaaagaatttcacctaagaaaggttttcatGTAAAAATGTTGGTTTAGAGTGAGATTAATGGTCGGAGtatttatgatggttgttagtgttgtgagtatgattcactagctatgctctaGTGTGTTTTCACTcttgtgggtggatccctagtggtggatcaggggtaccaaatcctgcgatgttctcttggttgagtagAAATATTAGGAAGTTTTGGTtatttcgaatgacataattggtgttgtcttagagttgttaaagtattttagtggttctagatgtaccaccttgcttatgagaatttatagagaAGCTACCATGTGTATTTGTGGTTGTTCGGCAATCTTAATATTCCTCTAGTTGTCGAGGTCATGTACCGTTTATGtatggttgaatgtggggatcattgggtccaattctactgttcttaagaggtaatctacaattactaaatctagcattttgatagtgttgttggaggggttgtatgcttggacatattcCTCGATGAGTATATAatttctaaagatcaaatttgttataacttaagctcatggaaatttatgttgtgggatggagatattgttaagaactatgattgtttgggtattatgagtgtgtgttggttggttcaagTCCACCTctaattgtagcgagtattgatttagaattttatcatgTTTATGTGATAAAGGATTCGTCCTGATGTTTGTGTCAAGATCCTTGATAACATGTGGTAGAGGTGTGTAcaatcaactttggtggttgttgggaaTCGTTTTGTTGTTAGTgaagtttacatacaacaatatttatcactcgagggttgagatgacttcattgacGCATTGTAagggaggatgtgtaggtattcaattggttggtttaaggttggagatgtgaaacccttAAGGGGTAATGAAATTCGGTAAGAAGGGCATGTGATACAAGTATCCCCAGTAGTTCGacgattcagatactactctacccttactttagccagtctttcctagttgatcactcggggacgagtgatgggtaaagtagtatctattgtaacgaccaaATTTCCATCGTTATGGAAAAGCAAATGGAGAAAAAATTGGGGCCagaaacttttttgtagtaacttggattttcccaacatagtccagatttggatgaaattggagtcattaaggtgtagggaaatatggtaacaatcgggtgaatcatttataattttgattacatCAGTGGTTAGATAACTTGTTAAGGaattcgtacgactttacaaaattgaattcgggGGAGTAGAGCtcccggaatcgatcttagcgtaatTGGTATTTACTGagcgtcgtgggttagaggtgtgttgtgaaatggaaaTTTTGGAATACTTGAAAAAACTCTCTGTCTCGAGAATGTCGCTTTGGCACTGGGTTTTACCGTTTTGGCAAGGTGGTGGCCACTGTGGCGGGCCCGATGTgaattaaagtcgttaataaacacataaatgaccttatttggcacttttcgatttttagagctaaggagaCGACCCAGGCGACTTCTTAaccgtttttcaccattcttgaggctaaaggtaaggttttaactccctaaatccatttttcgatctgtagaacgtaatctaatgggtcaTTATCGATGaggaagggttttgatctagaatttaTGGTGCAAAAAtccctaaattgggtattaggatcttgggtttggtctagggttattgggtttgttataatccgaataattagacctttgattgttaatccttgcatataaattgttgtttgtagacctagaacaagcggaaagaattcggaaagggaagattcaagttccttaggggattcaagcttggattcgagacatgtgatggttgtgattctatgattgtgtgatgtatgcttgttcttgcttcttTATGATAcgtgtatgtatgtgaatgttgcattattgatcacacttgttgtaattgaggataattgaataattgtatgccatgaatcagcTCTTGTTGTATAATTATgggaatatacattgtgattgtgattgtggtttgttgaatgggcgGGTGTCACGATCGAACACACTAACTGGATCAGTtaccacgttccggcataaatatgggatcggttgccacgttttgacataactaacttggattggattgccatgttccggcataattatgggatcgattgccatgtttcggcataaatatgggatcggttgccacgtttcggcataaatatgggatcggattgccacgttccggcatgctaactgtttgggtttgagttccatgagaggaccattgaattgtgttgtgtctctacttgtgatgagttcgttcttatataatgatgattgatattggaagacggtatgttgctctaaattgatataactgtgatatgtgagaatcatgatgttgttcattgttcgtatatgttgatgatattgtatatgttcgatacgtgtatgtgattatattgttgtattgacgaatgtatgttacacttagtaggatagccgtgtgatcctaccagtacacggtggttgtgtactgatactgcacttgctctttctttgttgagtacgaggcatcttcaggtggctattgatagacctcagctaggtgactatgaGTGTGACCTGATTCAAGGGTAAGCCatttctttcaggctgccatggatcttccttgtttaagtccattcttttcggactcaTACTTTTGTTTAAGGtattgtttagtttcggggttgtacccccttgttcttagacttgtcgttagtagagttttggtatatTTACTTTCAGTTCTAGGTTAATTCTTCCGCATTTGTTAGTTAATGTTgaacttttgttagagtttatggaaactctattttttttccttagtatttgacttatatgccttagtttttagattgattgcttggtttgggttgtagtagtggttctcccaccggattgttagtgtgggtgtcaatcacgacggtctgggtcgtgacaatatgaTAGtataaaataagagtaaatgcAGAAAGTAAATTGAGACAGAATATTTTATATTGGTTCGAAACACCAATGTGGTGCCTACTTTCAGTCCCCTTGAGCTCCAAGGGTTTTCTTTAGACCTTGAAGAGAACAATGGTTGTACAGTGAGTTTAATAAGAGTTTCCATCTTGACACAACCTCTACTTGTATAACCTACACTTAGTatctttccttctctttttcgTTTTCAATTGTTCATTCAAAATGTACAAAGATttatgaaagataaaagaatattacaatataAGTTCAAGTGAAGTTGCGCACTTTCAGCTATTGATCCGGGTCTTTATTTATATGCTAAGTAGTGCGATGATTTTAGCTCTAATAGGAAAACCCAACGGAGTTTCCTTCAATCAAGGATATGTAACGTTTCCTTGATGAGTGTGTCTTTTCCTTGATTAGGTTGCAGCACTCAAACTTTTGCCTTGAAACAAAGTTTGGTGTAAATCTTGGCTTATTGCTCGGAATCACAGTGTGATCTTCCTTGATCTACTTGCCATCTTGATTGTATAACTTTTGCCTTTTCCTTTTTGGCTTCATGCGAATTGATGTGGTCTTTAAGTTGGATTGATATCTGATTGAGTCAATCTTTTAGATTGATTTGATTGAGTCAATCTATCTCCTTGGTTGATGCTGCTGATTTGTATTAGTATCCAGAATTCATTTGCCTCCTTGGGTGAAGCTGTTGATCCATATCATTCTCCAGATCTTGTTCCTTGATTTCCTGCGATATGAATTCAATTTGTCATTATTCAGAATATCACGAGTTAACAACCTAGACTTCCGACCCTAAAATATTTgtcgaaaataattttttttgaaaaaattgaccggggggggggggggggggggggggggggggggggggggggggggggggggggagtggtggtggtggtggtaggGGTTGGGTGAagtaaaaaaatctaaaaatttgaattattattcaaaataagttttgattttttttggttttttttgggggtgggggctGGTTTGGAGGTAgggtgtaaaaaaatatttgaaattttaaaaaaattatttttttttcggATGGTGGGGGTCGGGCATAGGGTACGGGGGTATGGTAAGAAAAAAGATACTATTGTAATTTAAGGATGTAgcagagttttgaaaaatgttttctttaattttttaagggaaataattttctttaaatttgagaaaaataagttgatttggaaaatatttttcaaaagatttaatccagcaaacataagaaaattggAATACCAAACACACCTCAAGTCTCAAAGTTTCTGCTTTGACGTCCATTTCACTACTTCTTTCTTTAACAAAAGAAGACAACTACTAATCTCACATGGCAAGATATTTATCCTTCTTGCAGTATCATTTAACTGAAGGTAAattgaaaagttttaaaattaataactcAGTCTTTGTGACAGAGAAAGTAGTAGTTAACTCAAGTCTTTGCGACATTGTGGCAGTGGGTAAGAATGGCGACCAAGACACATCTATCAGACGGTGAAGTAGATCAATACAGTGTAACAGAAGAAGAGAACTTGGCAGTTTGGCTTCTTGCTATCAAAACACTTCGGATTCAGCCCTTTAATCTCCCATCTCTTGGTTCGTATTTCTGTTTTTGCTTTTACATctgtcttcctttctttcttcttctctcaacTACAAAAATTCATGCAATTAATGGAACTATGCTGAGCTCCTTTATGACTTTTTCACCTGAGAAATCTGTCTTGATTCTACTTGCGCatcaatttctttgttttgtCATGTTAATTAGGTCCTTATGATGTCAAGATTCGCATTAAAGCTGTTGGTATATGTGGAAGTGATATCCATCACTTTAAGGTAAGTTTCGACTGAATAATAGTCAAACGAAAAATTATAACAGCACCTAGCCGCTTGAACCTAGTTTCCCATGACTTGATTGATTACTAGACCACACACGCCCTTAAGattaatgatattaattgttAAGGTACTTGTTTTAGATTACTGCGTTGTAACATTAGTTTCAACATGACTCTCCAGAATATGAGAGTAGCTAATTTCGTGGTTAAAAAACCAATGGTACTTGGCCATGAGTGTGCTGGAATTGTAGAACAAGTTGGTAGCCAAGTGAAGTTTCTGATGATCGGTGATCGTGTAGCTTTGGAACCTGGTATTAGTTGCAGGCAGTGTCAACTATGCAAAGACGGTCGCTACAATCTCTGCCGTAAAATGAAGTTCTTTGGCTCTCCTCCAACAAATGGTGCTTTAGCCAACCAGGTAATATCTCTACTCCATCTTTTCTCAAACTAGAAAAAGATGAGAATTTGCTCAGAGCAATCTGGGTGTTTGAACCAAGAAGAGCTATTGAACTTGCATAGAGCAAAGTCATTTTAAATAACAAGTGTGGAATTTGTCTCTGCATCAGGTGGTGCATCCTGCAGATCTATGTTTTAAGTTACCAGATAATGTAAGCTTGGAGGAAGGTGCAATGTGTGAACCTTTGAGTGTTGGTGTCCATGCTTGCCGCCGTGCCAATGTAGGTCCTGACACCAAACTAATCATCATAGGTGCAGGACCTATTGGCCTGGTCACTATGCTGGCAGCTCGTGCTTTTGGATCACCCAAGATAGTTATCGTTGATGTGGATGATTGTCGTTTATCTTTCGCGAAAGACCTGGGTGCTGATGAGATCATTAAAGTTTCTTCCATTATGCAGGTTCTCCCTTTCTTTTTTACTCCTCATCAGCAGTTATTCGTATCATACCCAGGTAATCTGTTTTCTTTTGATGGCAAAACATGGTATATCTCAAGCAATATTCAAGTTGTAGGATGTGGAGGAGGAAGTGGTGCGAATACGTAATGCAATGGGTGGTCCTGTGGATTTGAGCTTTGATTGTGTTGGTTTTAACAAGACTATGACAACGGCTCTACAAGCCACCCGCGCTGGTGGTAAAGTATGCCTCGTTGGATTAGGCCAGAGTGAGATGACTCTCCCTCTTACTTCAGCTGCTGCAAGGTACTTGTTAAATTTCTTTCCTGAAAGAACCACTCGAAGGAGAAACTTTCAATCAgagtttttttttgtcataGGGAGGTGGATGTCATAGGCATTTTCAGATACCGAAATACATGGCCGCTCTGCATTGAACTTCTGAGAACTGGGGAAATAGATGTGAAGCCTCTCATAACCCACAGGTATAACTTTACTCAAGAGGGTGTGGATGAAGCCTTTGAGACCAGTTCTCGCGGCGGAAATGCCATCAAGGTCATGTTCAACCTGTAGCTGACTAGAAATTTCTGGCAGTGTGCCTAAACTCAAAATTGGTATGAGAATGAATATTCCTACCCCCCTCCAAAATAAAACTTGAATGCTGCAGAAAGGATAATATGCACATGATTACATGAATAATGCAAAGCTATTGATCATTCATACAGAATGTGATGCAGAAATATACAGACTACAGTATAACTGAAATAGTAATGAAGGAATCAACAAGATCTTTGCAGCTTCATACCTTGCGATTCTGCTGCTATAGCTACATTCTCTTCTAAGCAGTATGCTCTAAGCCTCCGACCATCATTCCAATTTTAAAATGTTAGATGCGGCACAGAGGCAATAGTAACTTGAGatttaaaaatacaaagagCACAAGACTGGTATCATATTTGCAGTATACACCAAATATGACACGTACTAGTTACAACAACCATCTATGCCCCAAGGTAGCTGAGATCATAAATACAATTTTGTACTTCACGATCAAACTTAATAAGTTCTTTAGGGGTCAAACAGCAATCTGTATCTGTATTGGAAGTTTGGAACTTTCATCTTTATAGTGCTGAAGATGAGCAAACCTAACTCATGCGTAAGTTGGCAACTCAtattaagtttttctttatccAAAAGGGCAGCTAGAGAATAGTAAGTCTTGCTCACATGATATTTACTTCAGTTTCACGTAACCGGTATGCTGGATCTCGTGATAATCTATGCAAATAGTACCATGTGAAAGAAACCTTTGTTTCAGGTACTTTACATTTCCAAGACGTGGTTCATTGAATGCTAGACAATCGCATCTACTTCAATTGAACTCCAGCCTAGTGGCCTCTGTACTGCACCCTCATCCATCAATTGCCTTATTTTCATCGCATCGTCCCACCTCTCTGCAGTGGCGTAAGTGCTTGATGACAGAACATAATTACCACCATTATCAGGATCTAATTGAAGAAGTTTGTTTGCAGCAATTTCAGCCAGAACCAGATTACCGTGGAGTTTACAAGCACTAAGCAACATTCTCCA is part of the Solanum stenotomum isolate F172 chromosome 8, ASM1918654v1, whole genome shotgun sequence genome and encodes:
- the LOC125874756 gene encoding L-idonate 5-dehydrogenase-like; the encoded protein is MATKTHLSDGEVDQYSVTEEENLAVWLLAIKTLRIQPFNLPSLGPYDVKIRIKAVGICGSDIHHFKNMRVANFVVKKPMVLGHECAGIVEQVGSQVKFLMIGDRVALEPGISCRQCQLCKDGRYNLCRKMKFFGSPPTNGALANQVVHPADLCFKLPDNVSLEEGAMCEPLSVGVHACRRANVGPDTKLIIIGAGPIGLVTMLAARAFGSPKIVIVDVDDCRLSFAKDLGADEIIKVSSIMQDVEEEVVRIRNAMGGPVDLSFDCVGFNKTMTTALQATRAGGKVCLVGLGQSEMTLPLTSAAAREVDVIGIFRYRNTWPLCIELLRTGEIDVKPLITHRYNFTQEGVDEAFETSSRGGNAIKVMFNL